The following are encoded together in the Planctomycetaceae bacterium genome:
- the nifS gene encoding cysteine desulfurase NifS encodes MSKVIYFDNNATTQVAPEVFEAMKPFLTEFYGNPSSMHTFGGQVEKYIRHSRDAIANLLGCDSSEIIFTSCGTESDNAAIKGVLASYSEKKKIITTRVEHPAVLAVCRELQGMGYKLVELGVDKEGQINLDELAAEVDDDTAIVTIMYANNETGVIFPIDKIAEIVKSKGSVFHTDAVQAVGKIPLNLNKSNIDLLSLSGHKLHAPKGVGVLYVRKGTRISPFMVGGHQEKSRRAGTENVAGIVALGRAAELAMVNMETENTFVKKLRDKLEKAILKTCKDAKLNGDKINRLPNTTNISFEFIEGEAILLLLDQFGICASSGSACTSGALEPSHVMRAMGVPFTAAHGSTRFSLSRYNTEEEVDFLIEKMPMIVNRLRELSPFVK; translated from the coding sequence ATGTCAAAAGTAATATATTTCGATAATAATGCGACGACGCAGGTTGCGCCGGAAGTGTTCGAGGCGATGAAGCCTTTTTTAACCGAATTTTACGGCAACCCATCGAGTATGCACACATTCGGCGGACAGGTTGAAAAATATATCAGGCACAGCAGGGATGCTATCGCTAATCTTCTCGGCTGCGACAGTTCTGAAATTATCTTCACAAGCTGCGGAACCGAAAGCGATAATGCAGCGATAAAAGGCGTTCTGGCGTCTTATTCTGAAAAGAAAAAAATTATTACCACCCGCGTCGAGCATCCGGCTGTTCTGGCGGTTTGCAGAGAATTGCAGGGGATGGGATATAAACTTGTCGAACTTGGTGTTGACAAAGAAGGGCAAATCAATCTCGATGAACTTGCGGCAGAAGTCGATGACGATACGGCTATCGTAACGATAATGTATGCAAACAATGAAACAGGCGTGATTTTCCCGATAGATAAAATCGCGGAGATTGTTAAATCCAAAGGCAGCGTTTTTCACACTGATGCTGTTCAGGCGGTCGGCAAGATTCCGCTGAACCTCAATAAAAGCAACATCGATTTGTTGAGCTTGAGTGGACATAAACTGCATGCGCCGAAAGGCGTCGGCGTTCTGTATGTTCGCAAAGGTACAAGGATTTCGCCATTTATGGTCGGCGGGCATCAGGAAAAAAGCAGGCGAGCAGGTACTGAAAATGTCGCGGGCATTGTTGCGCTCGGCAGGGCGGCGGAACTGGCGATGGTAAATATGGAAACTGAAAACACGTTCGTCAAAAAGCTTCGCGACAAACTTGAAAAAGCGATTCTTAAGACATGTAAAGACGCAAAACTTAACGGCGATAAAATCAATCGTCTGCCGAATACGACGAACATTAGTTTTGAATTTATCGAAGGCGAAGCGATTTTGCTTTTGCTTGACCAGTTCGGAATTTGCGCAAGCAGCGGAAGCGCGTGTACGAGCGGCGCTCTGGAGCCAAGTCATGTTATGCGGGCGATGGGCGTTCCGTTTACCGCTGCTCACGGCTCCACGAGATTCAGTTTGAGCAGATATAATACAGAAGAAGAAGTTGATTTCCTAATAGAGAAAATGCCGATGATTGTCAATCGTCTGCGAGAGCTTAGTCCGTTTGTGAAATAA